A stretch of DNA from Glycine max cultivar Williams 82 chromosome 18, Glycine_max_v4.0, whole genome shotgun sequence:
ttatccgCAAAGCAAATATTCCCATAATTTTTGTATGACAGTTTTTTATCATCACATAATCATatcttcaagttttttttttttttacttataatcaTATCTCAGATATTGACAATAAATCTggtaagatttatttttatggcataaaaacaattatattatatgtgTATAAATTAATCTCATATCTTTTATTACTTAGGTATGTTTAGTAGGAAAGAAATTTTAGTAAGAGAGAAATTTTTTATGTCCAGAAATCATGAAAATCATGAATCCgatgaataaaatttgtttggttATATATTAGAAATCTTTAGATAAGTAAAAATcttctgattttcttttttccctctgactttctttttttccctctttctAACTTGTCTTTCTCTCATCAGTTCATTGCACTTCATAACTTTCTCctaaaaattcagaaaaataagagatatgCACCGTCAGGCTGAGCCAACTTCTGTATTGTGAAGGAAAGCAAATTTTCCTTTATTATAGTGACAAATTCGAGATTAGGGTTTTTAAATTTGTCACTCTGCAATTCAGATCGTGAATCGACGACTGGAGCTATAAGCAGTTAAATTGCTTCGTCAGATCTAAAGCATCAGTTTTGTGAGAGCAAAATTGTCATTCGACAGCAAAATTACTTGGCATATAATTCTAGGCACTGGTTGCCTGCCAAAAACTGCATCGTAAATAACTAATTGGAATTCAATGTTAAAATCATTAGCATTGTGAAGAATAgccttttataattaattattgccGACGGAAAATCACTTGTTAGTATCAAATGTTGCTCGTTCATGAATCTTTCTCTACACGTAAATTTTATTGGAAATTTATGCATTTATATATCAGCATTTGTGTGCTATAGTGGAGTAATCTTTAATGGCTCTTATCATCTTGAacgttgttttaaaatttatgaattctGTTCAAATCTCATAAATATATGAAAtactttaaaatcttttaaatttttatcataaaaatccaATCAAAACTGACCAGAAATGAAATAAGAatggcaaaggaaaatatgttgTGCATAATGCACACTTGTTATTCAACATTCCCAGCTTGGAACATAAGGCTGTGAACATTGAAGGTGAGAGAGACTTGGTGAAGATGTCGGCAAGCTGTTGTGGAGAAGCAACAGGAAGTAATTTAATTAGACCAGATTGAACTTTCTCTCTAACTAGATGACAATTAATATCTATGTGCTTTGTATGTTCATGGAATACTTTATTGGCTGCGATTTGCAAAGCGGACTGATTATCGTAGTATAGGAGAGCTGGTTGATTAGCAGAAACATGCAGATCATTGAGGAGATAAGTGAGCCATTGAAGCTCACAAGTTGTGGTGGCAAGAGCACGGTATTCAGTTTCCGATGAACTACGTGAAACAGTGGGTTGTTTCTTAGAACGCCATGAGACAAGAGAATCACCAAGATAAATGGAAAACCCTGTGATAGAGCAGCGAATATCAAGACATCCTGCCCAATCTGAGTCACTAAAAGCTTTTAGTTGGAGGGAGCTGTTGGCTGGAAAGAAGAGTCCTGATCCGGGTGCTTGCTTCAAATAACACAGAATGCGAAAAGTGGCCTGTGAATGAGCAGTGGATGGAGCAGACGTGAATTGACTTAGATGATGGACAACATATGAAATATCTGGGCGAGTTGTGGTAAGATAAATAAGGTGTCCAAGTAATCTGCGAAATGATGAAGGATCTGTGAGGGGAGTTCCAGAGGTTACAGAGAGGCGTGAAGTGTAATCCATAGGCGTGGAAACAGGACAAGATGCCATCATTCCACAATCAGACAAAATATCTAAAACATATTTGCACTAAGAGAGATGAATGCCAGACTTGTTGCGAGCTACTTCAAGCCCCATAAAGTATTTAAGATTGCCTAGATCTTTGATCTTGAAGGCAACATCGAGAAGACTAGTAATGAACTGAATTTCAGAAATATTGTTGCCAGCTAGAACAATATCATCCACGTAAATAAGGAGGGTTGTAGTAGAGAAaccaaagaatttaaaaaacaatgaatGATATGATGCAGATTGATGATATCCATGTTGAATAAGAAAAGAAGATAATTTTGCAAACCACTGCCTACTAGCTTGTTTCAGGCCATATATGGACTTCTGCAATTTGCATACTTGATTGGAATAGGCTGGACACATTCCTTGAGGAAGACTCATGTAAACTTCTTCATTCAATTCTCCATGGAGAAATGCATTATTCACGTCTAATTGCTTGAGATGCCAATAAAAAATGGCTGCAAGGGCAACAAGGAGTCGAACTTTGGTAAGCTTAGCAACTGGGGAGAAAGTCGCAAGGTAATCTAAGCCTTCCACTTGTGtgtatccttttgcaacaagtctCGCTTTGTACCGCTCAATGCTACCATCTGCATTATACTTGATCTTGTATATCCAACAACAACCAATAACTTGCTTGTGAGGTGGCAAAGGAGTGAGAGTCCAAGTGTGATTCATTTGCAATGCCTCTAATTCATCTTGCATTACCTTAAGCCAACAGTCATGCTTAGCAGCTTCAGCATATGAGTGGGGTTCAAAAACAGTAGAAATGGAAGATACAAAAGCTCGAAAATCATTAGAAAGACGagaataataaatgtattgctCAATTGGATAACATATACTTGGATGATGATTGGTAGAAGTTGATGTGAGAGAGTGGTGATAATCCTGCAAGTAAAAGGGTGGGTTGTGTATTCTGGTTGAACGACGCAATGAAGGAAAATTTGGCTGAGGAGAATTTGCAGGATCAGAGTCTTGGGCTGAAGGAATAGAATCATGTGATGTTGGAACAAGATTTGGAGAATTGACAGTGTGTTGTAGAGGATCGGGTGTGATAGAAATCAAGTCATGGGGAGGAGAATTAAGGCCAAAAGAAATGGTGGGAATATTTGATGCAGATGATGGTGATTGCAACTGTGGGAAATGATTTTCATAAAAGTACACATTACGTGAAATTGTAATGTTTCTAGTATGAAGATCATAGGTGATGTAGCCTTTAGCAGCGGGTGAAAAACCGAGAAAGACACAGGGGTGAGCTCTTGGGTCTAGTTTCTTTCGGTTAGCGGTGGAAGTAGACATGTagcataaacatctaaatacttTCAGTTCAGTGATATCACAAGTTTGACCATAAAGTTTTTGAAAAGGAGTTTTATTATCAAGTAGGGGTGTAGTGATGCGGTTAATTAAGTAAGTGGCATGTAGTAATGCATAACTCCAAAAACAAGAGGgtaattttgaatgaaaaagaagagcacGAGTAACATTCAACAAATGTTGATGTTTGCGCTCGACCACTCCATTTTGCTGCGGAGTTTCAATGCAAGTAGTTTGATGGACAATCCCTTTAGAGTTGAAGAAATTCTGCATTAAAAACTCAGCACCATTATCTGTTCTAATTGTTTGAACTCGAGTATTAAATTGAGTTTCAATTAGATTAATGAAATTAGCAATGTGCATTCAGGTTTCAAATTTATTGATCATTAAGAAAATCCATGTGAAGCGATTGTTGTCATCTACAATGGTAAGAAAGAATCTATGACCATGTATGGAAGATATGGAGTAGGGTCCCCATATGTCCATAtgcaaaagagaaaaaggacGTGACGCAGTAGAATGActtgatgaaaaagaaagtTTATGCTGTTTGGCATAATGACAAGTGTTGCAAGTAAAATCTTTGACAGAAGCCCAAGGTGAAAATGCCACAAGTCAATAGGTATTACATCACATTTTGGGTGAATTATGGTAGAATGTATAAAATGAGATTTGAAATGATGAGGTATGAGCTGATATAGACCACCCTGCACATCAACTGAACCAATCTTCATCTTAGTTCTCGCATCCTGTATGAAGCAAACATTATAAGTGAATGTCATTTGATAGGGAGTAGTGGAAACTAGCTTAGAAACAGAGATTAGATTGAAGGCAAATGAAGATATATATAACACATCAGTGAGctaaaaatttgaagaaaaacaaattgtGCCAGAGTGTGTTGCCGTGACCTTATGACCAGTGGGAAGATTGACAATAACAGGCTTAATAAGTTTGTAAGAAGTGAAAAATTGAAGTGAGCAAGTAACGTGATCAGTGGCTCCCGAATCAATGATCCAAGGAGTAGTATCAAAGCAGTGTGTGGTGCAAATGAGAGGCTGAACACTACCTGAAGGTTGAGATGTGTGTGCAGAAGAAGAAGTAATAGAACCAATTTGATTTATATGAGCTGAGTGTGATGCTGAAGGAGCATGTGATGGCTGCTGAATTAAGGCTAACAAAGCTTGATATTATTGAGGAGTGAAGCGAATCTCTTGGTGCTCAGTGAGGGCAGAAACATCTTTCTCATTGGCCTTCACCTCAGTGGTCAAAACACTATTAGCAGATGCAGATTTGTTATTGGAGAAACGTTAGCCAGGAGGGAAGCCATATTTCTTATAAGATGTATCTACTGTATGACCATTCTTTCCGCAGTGGGAGCAAGCTTTTCCACGATTAGAGGTGCTCTTGCCATTCTTGTTAGGGAATCCATGCTTACGGTAACAAGTGCTTTCAGTATGACCAGTTCGTCCATAAAAATTGCACATAGAATTCATGATGGTAGCATTAACTTCAGCTAAGGAATCAGGAACAAAAAACTGTCGCTCCTGTTGTGCAGCGTAGGAGAAAACATGAGATCTAACATTTGCATATTGATCATTAAGCCCTCTAAGAAATTTCATGGCTTGATCCTCCAATTTCCTTTGAGCGAGAATAGATGAAACTTTACACACACATTTCACAGTGCACACACAAATCGGGTCTGGTCGAAAGTTCTCAAGCTCATCCCATATAATTCGTAACTGAGTAAAATAGTTAGTGACATATAAGTCACCTTGTTTGATCGAGGAAGCTTTGAGTTGTAGAGCAAATATGCACAGAAGATCTCCTTGGGAATAACGTGATTTCAGATCGCGCCAAATCTCTTCTATAGAGTCCATCCAGAGAATGATTTGTCTTATTGAAGAAGAAACAGAGTGCACAAGCCAGGAGACCACCATAATATTACATCGTTTCCATGCACTGTAGACACAGTAAGAGGAAGACGGTTGTCGAGCACTGCCATCCACAAATTCTACTTTGTTTTTAGCACTGAGAGCCGTGAGCATGGATCTGCTCCAAGAGTGATAGTTTATGGAATCAAGTGAGGGAGAAACTAATGCCATAGCGGGGTTTTCATTTGGATGCAAGTACAAGAAACTATGAATATCAAGTGAGGGATCAACTTCACCACTCATGGTTGCATAATGACAAAACCAAAGGAGAAGGATGAAGAtcgaaaatgaaaatgatgatcGTCAAGCTCTTAATACGATGACGAGAAATGAAATAAGAATGGCAAGGGAAAATATGTTGTGCATAATGCCCACTCATTATTCGATAAAATGCCAAAAACAGAGTATATATATTACAACGTGGAGAGAGAAGAAAACTTATAACAGAAAgcgaaagataataaaaaaatagttataacaaACTATTATTCTAACAGACTATTATGCGTGAGATAAACTATCAAATCttgatcataattttttttaaaaaaaaattaaaaagtcataacatttttacataattttttaaaatccacaAACTTTTTCATGTCAAAACAGTTTCTTAAAATCTCAATCCAAGAAGTCCCTAAAAGAATTACATATATTTtaccaattattttaattatgtaccatattatataatttaataaaaaaacaacatgatttttttattgtaataaaaaaattaacttgaaaAAATAAGATTCTCACCTCcccatgaatattatttttttaaaatgcatacCAAATATAAGAAACTAAGTTTTTCAATTTATGATTTtcgaaaaaccaaaaacttaATCAAATCCCCCCTTAAAGTATTATTTACCAGGGAAAATCCCCTAAAAAAGTTAGTCTAAAGTTTAAATGTCAGTCTTGTAATTCTAAATACACTTAAACAaataaccaaaaattaaaaaggaaactaatagatatattttaattatcatttatgtacattttaataaatataaaaataataagtatttgCTTTGAATCAGTAAATAATTTATCACAAAtattgcattaatttttttaaataatatttttcttccatattcaaattatattttaacgggtaaattgattttaagtaaGTAATTCATTGATAGTGCATGTAGTGTTTTAAAAATCAATCTAGTTGAGACACTGACTTGATGGATCATTGGTCGAGTTAGTAggtcaataataaaaaacaaaccggtgtaagtaatataaaatataaatatttttgtattaattgtgtcaaaagttaataattaatcatCATAGTTTGATAATAAGTTGatccattaaataatttttaagtctttgatttaattcttaAGTGTAtcacattttttcatttatattaaatttttattttttttaagagaaatagtCAATATTGGGTCAATTGGTTCAACTAAACTGGTTTACCGAGGCAATTCGGTCGGATTATCGGTTTAACCATAGAACCAGTTTAAATCAAACCGGAGTGGACGGACTCAATCACAATCAATTCAAGGCTAGAGCATCGGCAAAAACACCAAAAGGGgccttttacaaattatttaccaaaaagGGGCTCTTTTGCAATTATTTCCGGGGGGGTCTGTTTTTTATTGCAAAGCGCCCCCACCCAGGCGCCTCCACTGTGCACGTGACACGTGGCACAGGGAGGTAGCGCCCCTGACGCAGGCGCCTTTGGTAGGCCCAGGGGTCAGGCACTACTGGTGGCGCCCCTGCTGCAGGCGCTACGGCTAGCGCAGGGCAGCCAGGCGCCTGCCCCCCCCTCAACCTCTTCTTCCACACCCCccagccccccccccccccccccccccccagccTCTTCTTCTCACACCCCCAGTCTCTTCCCACACCCCCCaccccaaaattttatattttttatattgtttatcaaaaatttaaattttgtttcatctttttattagtattatttgttattttttatattccacACCCCCACCCCAAAATttcaataagattattttttatacactctaaattgtatattttttaatttgtttatcaaaaatttaaatttttttcatttttattattagtattatttgttatttttttatattttattattctctctttttgaagtatatataagtacattttcaataaaatacattttgaaatcctaaaatgttttaaaatgcttTTTGATTTGGTCAATTCTTTTTTGATTTGGCCATTAAATTACGTTAGAGATCACTTTTGATTTATGTGTCATTAACATtatggttatttatttttatttattttaaa
This window harbors:
- the LOC121174061 gene encoding uncharacterized protein, coding for MSGEVDPSLDIHSFLYLHPNENPAMALVSPSLDSINYHSWSRSMLTALSAKNKVEFVDGSARQPSSSYCVYSAWKRCNIMVVSWLVHSVSSSIRQIILWMDSIEEIWRDLKSRYSQGDLLCIFALQLKASSIKQGDLYVTNYFTQLRIIWDELENFRPDPICVCTVKCVCKVSSILAQRKLEDQAMKFLRGLNDQYANVRSHVFSYAAQQERQFFVPDSLAEVNATIMNSMCNFYGRTGHTESTCYRKHGFPNKNGKSTSNRGKACSHCGKNGHTVDTSYKKYGFPPG